The Myxococcus fulvus genome has a window encoding:
- a CDS encoding phage holin family protein: MHVGSEQTERGLTALVGRMADSFSRLVTQHLQLARLELEEDLKSASMNVAMIAAFVPFILVGYAFACAALAAVMVPWLGWAGAFGVVALLNLVAGGGGVAWALHKLKTRRMMDDTTDELSRSMAALTTPAPVSLGNSLQGGDGHLFKEPPHGR; this comes from the coding sequence ATGCACGTGGGGAGCGAACAGACGGAGCGTGGGCTCACCGCGCTCGTCGGCCGCATGGCGGACAGCTTCAGTCGGCTGGTGACCCAGCACTTGCAGCTGGCGCGCCTGGAGCTCGAGGAGGACCTGAAGTCCGCGAGCATGAACGTGGCGATGATCGCCGCCTTCGTGCCCTTCATCCTGGTGGGCTATGCCTTCGCGTGCGCGGCGCTCGCGGCGGTGATGGTCCCCTGGCTGGGGTGGGCGGGAGCGTTCGGCGTGGTGGCGCTGCTCAACCTGGTGGCGGGTGGTGGCGGCGTGGCCTGGGCGCTGCACAAGCTGAAGACACGACGGATGATGGACGACACCACGGACGAGCTGTCGCGCAGCATGGCGGCGCTCACGACGCCGGCCCCCGTGTCCCTGGGCAACTCGCTCCAGGGTGGGGACGGGCATCTCTTCAAGGAGCCCCCGCATGGGCGCTAG
- a CDS encoding DUF3618 domain-containing protein codes for MGASNGHPKPMGPRTSAMLRQDIERTRAELATSVSALREEVAVAADWREWVRRHPYACVGAAFAVGMLLGSRR; via the coding sequence ATGGGCGCTAGCAATGGACATCCCAAGCCGATGGGGCCTCGCACGAGCGCGATGCTCCGCCAGGACATCGAGCGGACGCGCGCGGAGCTGGCCACGTCGGTGAGCGCGCTGCGCGAGGAGGTGGCGGTCGCCGCCGACTGGCGTGAGTGGGTGCGCCGTCATCCCTACGCGTGCGTGGGGGCGGCGTTCGCGGTGGGGATGTTGTTGGGCTCGCGTCGCTGA